The genomic region GGTAAGACCTCCCCGCAGGTGACCCGCGACGCGCCTCAACCGCTCGCCCCGGTGAGCAACCCCGGGTGAGCAACCCCGGGCGAATAACCCCGGATGAATAACCCCGGGTGAGCAACCATCGTGGCATCTACAGCCAGCAGACCATGGCAAAACCCCGCGTAAGCGGAACGCTGCGACGCAGAATCGGCAGGAGGCGGTAATGAAGGTACGGGAGATCATGACCCGCGACGTGACCACGGTCCCTCCCGGAATGACGCTGGAGGATGCGGCGGACATGCTCGCGCGCAGGCGGCTCCGGGCGATGCCGGTCATCGATGACGAGGGCCATGTGCTCGGGATGCTCACGGATCGCCTGTTGATCAGCCGTCTGCTCCCCGCGCTCGAGCGGGCGGAGTCGGGCGCGCCGGCGACGGGAAGCACTCACGCCGGCAAGGTGCGCGACATCATGGAACGGGCCGTGATGTGCGTGAAGGAGGACGAACCGCTGGCCAACGTGGTCCGTCTGATGCTGGACAGGGAAATCGAACGTCTGCCGGTCGTGCGCGAGGGCCAGCTCGTCGGGTTTCTGACGCGCGGCGACATCATCCGCAGGCTCCTGCTGCGGGACACGGCAGCCGAGCCGGCGGACGAAGCGGCGGCCGAAACGAGAGAGACGAAAGGGGAGTGAAGCCGTGCAGACGATGACGCTCGCGATCATCAAGCCCGATGCGTTCGGGTCGGGGAAGGCCGGCAGGGTCCTCGCCGCGCTCGAGGAGGCGGGCTTTCGCATACGGGGGTCGCGGGTGCTGCGACTCCGGCGCGCCGGAGCCGAGGCGTTCTACGCGGTGCACCGGGAGCGGCCCTTCTTCGGGGCGCTCGTGGAGTTCATGACGTCGGGACCCTGCATGGCGCTCGCGCTCGAACACGACCGGGCGGTGCCCTACCTGCGCGAGGTCATCGGCGCCACGGACCCGGCGGAGGCCGCGCCGGGCACCGTGCGTGCGCTGTACGCGGAGAGCAAGGAGCGCAACGCGATCCACGGCTCCGACTCCGACGAGAACGCGAGGGCGGAACTCGGCTTCTTCTTCGGACAGGTCGACCTCATCGAGAGCGCGTGAGCCCGCGTCGCGCATCGCCGCCGCCGGACCCGGCGGAAACTGCGCGAATCGGACTTGCGGGCCTCGACGCCGGCCCCATCGAGCGGGCGTTTCGCGTCGAGACGCCGGGCGAATCGCTCGGGGCGTTGCCGCTCCCCTTCGAGTACGTCGACGTGGAGGTCGAAGTCCGGAGGGCGGATGGAGCCTCGGTGCGCGCCCGTGGCACGCTCGGCGCGCGGGCCACGGTCGAGTGCCGCCGCTGCCTCGATCCGACCCGGGTCCGCGTGCGCGCCAGGTGGGACGCGCTGTACCGCCCGCCCGCCCGGGTCACGCCAGGGGAAGAGGGGGTGTGGGCGCTGGACACCGAAGCGGGCGAACTGGACCTGGCGGGGCCGATCCGGGAGGAGTTGTGGGTCAACGCGCCCGCCTGGGCGGAGTGCTCGCCCGAGTGCCCGGGGCTCTGCCCGGCGTGTGGCGCGCGGCTCGCGGAACAGGCGTGCCGCTGCCCGCCGCCGGAACCCGACGCGCGCTGGGCCGCGCTGGAGGGGCTGGGAGGAAGTTTTGAGGGCGCCTCGGAGGGCGCCGCAGGGGACGCTCCGGAGGAGGCTTCGGGCGACGCTGCGGAGGACGCTGCGGAGGACGCTGCGGAGGACGCTGCGGAGGACGCTGCGGACAACGCTCAGGAGGACGAAATTCCTTGACATTCGAGGGTAAAAAGCGCCAGTTAACACGCTCCGTTCGAACGTCACGGAGTTCCAGTCGATGGATGCCAGGAGTGAGTTGACGATATGGCTGTTCCCAAGAGACGGACGTCGAAGCAGCGCAAGCGCAAGCGGCGTACGCACTACAAGGCAGCGGACAACGCGCGCCAGGAGTGCCCCAAGTGCGGGGATCCGAAGCGACCGCATCGCGTCTGCCCGACCTGCGGCTACTACGGGGACCGCGTGGTCGTTCAGATCGACGACTTTTGAAGCCCCCGAGCGCGGCCGCCGCCCTCCGGCGGCCGGGCCGGGTAGGGTGAGCAGCCCGAAATGATGCGGGTTGCGCTCGATTTGCTGGGCGGAGACGCCGCGCCGGAAGCCGTTCTGGAGGCCGCCGCGGGCGCGCTCGACGCCTGGCCGGACGATCTCTCTCTCCTGCTCGTGGGGCCCGGCGATCTCCTGCGCCAGGTACGGACCCGCTTCCCGCGCGACCGCGTGGCGTGGCTCGCGGCGGAGGAGTTCATCGGCCCGGCCGAGCCGCCCGCCCTCGCCGTGCGCCGGAAGGCGGACAGCACCGTGGTCCGCGGCCTCGAGGCCGTCCGCGACGGGAGGGCCGATGGCTTCGTGTCCGCCGGGCCGACGGGGGCCACGGTCGTGGCCTCGGTGCTCACGCTCGGCCTGCTGCCCGGCGTGGACCGGCCGCCCGTGGGCGCCCTCTTCCCGACCGCGACCGGGCGCGTGCTCGTCATGGATGTGGGCGCCAACGTGGGCGTCCGCCCGCGGCAACTGCACCAGTTCGCACACCTGGGCTCGACCTATCTGCGCCGGACACTCTCGGTCGGGCGGCCGCGGGTCGGCCTTCTCAATATCGGGGTGGAGGGAGAGAAGGGGGGAGGCGCGATCGCGACCGCCCACCGCCTCCTCTCGGCCGACCCGAAGCTCCATTTCGTCGGCAACGTCGAGGGACACCAGATCGTGACCGGGGCCTGCGACGTGCTCGTGTGCGGCGGCTTCGTCGGCAACGTGCTGCTCAAGTTCTACGAGTCGATCGCCGAGTTCGTGCTCGAGATCTTCCGCGACGCCGGCGTCGGCGAAGGAGGCGAACTCGGCGAGGCGCTGCGCTTTCTCGATTACACGGAGTACGGCGGCGCGCCCCTGTTCGGTGTGGACGGGGTCACGGTCATCTGTCACGGGACCTCCCCGGCGCGCGCGATCATGAACGGGATTCGCACGGCGGCGGACTGCGCCGCCTCGGGCTTCACGACCGTCACCCGCACCTCCCTCGCCCGGATGCCGCAGGAGAGCGGCGGGTGAGCGGGGTCGCGCTCCTCTTTCCGGGACAGGGAGCCCAGTACGTCGGCATGGGACGGGACCTGGCGGAGGACGACGGGTCGGTGCGGGAACTCTACGAGCGGGCGGACGATACGCTCGGCATGCCGCTGAGCCGGATCTGCTGGGAGGGGCCGGAGGAGGAACTTCGGGCGACGGAGAACGCGCAACCCGCGATCATGCTCCACTCCTTCGCCATCTGGCACCTCATCGCCGCGCGCGCCGGGAAGGCCGGCATCGGAGCGGGACATTCGCTCGGGGAGCTGTCGGCGTACCTCGTGTCCGATGCCTTCGGCTTCGAGGACGGCCTCCGGATCGTGCGCGAGCGCGGACGGTTGATGGGGGCCTCGGGCGCGGACCGGCCGGGCACGATGGCCGCCGTACTCGGGTTGGACGCCGAAGCCGTGGCCGAGGTCTGCGAGCGGGCGGGGGCGGCCGGTGGAATCGCCGTGCCCGCGAATCTCAACGCGCCGGGCCAGGTCGTCATCAGCGGCGATCTCGACGCCGTGGCCGAGGCGGGCCGCCTCGCTTCCGAGGCCGGCGCGCGCCGCGTCCTCCCGCTCAACGTGAGCGGCGCGTTCCATTCGCCGCTCATGGCGACGGCGGCCGAAGGGCTGGCGGCGGCGCTCGAAGGCGCGGACTGGCTCGATCCGTCGTTTCCCGTCGTCTCCAACGCCACGGCGGCGCCCGTGACGGACTCCGCGGAAGCGCGGCGAACCCTCATCCTGCAACTCACGTCGCCCGTCCGGTGGATGGAGGGGATCGACCGCATCCGCGAGACGTCAGCGACGCGCTGGCTCGAGGTCGGACCCGGCAACGTGCTCTCGGGCCTCGCCCGCCGCATCGATCGGAGTCTGCGCGTGACCGCGGTCGGAGATTCGCCGTCCGTGGACGCCTACCTGGGATCTTCGGACTAACCTCATGACACTGCACAGGGTGCCTGAATGAGTGAACTGACGGGGGAGATCGCCATCGTCACGGGGGCGACGCGCGGCATCGGGACCGCGATCGCGGCGGAACTGGCCCGGGGGGGCGCGCGCGTGGCCGTGGTGGGCACCGGAGCCGACCGGGCCGAGGCCGTGGCCGAAGGTCTGCCCGGCGACGGACACGCGGGCTTCGGCTGCGACGTCTCCGACCCGGAGGCGTGCAAGCGGCTCGTGGCGGACGTCTCCGAGCGGCTCGGCGCCGCGACGATCCTCGTGAACAACGCGGGGATCACGCGCGACAACATCCTCCTCCGCCTCAAGGACGAGGACTGGCGCTCCGTGCTCGACACGAATCTGTCGGGGGCCTTCTATCTCATGCGGGCCGCCGCCCGCGGCATGATGAAGCGGCGCGCCGGAAACATCGTGAAC from Candidatus Palauibacter australiensis harbors:
- a CDS encoding CBS domain-containing protein, which codes for MKVREIMTRDVTTVPPGMTLEDAADMLARRRLRAMPVIDDEGHVLGMLTDRLLISRLLPALERAESGAPATGSTHAGKVRDIMERAVMCVKEDEPLANVVRLMLDREIERLPVVREGQLVGFLTRGDIIRRLLLRDTAAEPADEAAAETRETKGE
- the ndk gene encoding nucleoside-diphosphate kinase, whose protein sequence is MTLAIIKPDAFGSGKAGRVLAALEEAGFRIRGSRVLRLRRAGAEAFYAVHRERPFFGALVEFMTSGPCMALALEHDRAVPYLREVIGATDPAEAAPGTVRALYAESKERNAIHGSDSDENARAELGFFFGQVDLIESA
- a CDS encoding DUF177 domain-containing protein, coding for MSPRRASPPPDPAETARIGLAGLDAGPIERAFRVETPGESLGALPLPFEYVDVEVEVRRADGASVRARGTLGARATVECRRCLDPTRVRVRARWDALYRPPARVTPGEEGVWALDTEAGELDLAGPIREELWVNAPAWAECSPECPGLCPACGARLAEQACRCPPPEPDARWAALEGLGGSFEGASEGAAGDAPEEASGDAAEDAAEDAAEDAAEDAADNAQEDEIP
- the rpmF gene encoding 50S ribosomal protein L32, translating into MAVPKRRTSKQRKRKRRTHYKAADNARQECPKCGDPKRPHRVCPTCGYYGDRVVVQIDDF
- the plsX gene encoding phosphate acyltransferase PlsX, whose amino-acid sequence is MMRVALDLLGGDAAPEAVLEAAAGALDAWPDDLSLLLVGPGDLLRQVRTRFPRDRVAWLAAEEFIGPAEPPALAVRRKADSTVVRGLEAVRDGRADGFVSAGPTGATVVASVLTLGLLPGVDRPPVGALFPTATGRVLVMDVGANVGVRPRQLHQFAHLGSTYLRRTLSVGRPRVGLLNIGVEGEKGGGAIATAHRLLSADPKLHFVGNVEGHQIVTGACDVLVCGGFVGNVLLKFYESIAEFVLEIFRDAGVGEGGELGEALRFLDYTEYGGAPLFGVDGVTVICHGTSPARAIMNGIRTAADCAASGFTTVTRTSLARMPQESGG
- the fabD gene encoding ACP S-malonyltransferase yields the protein MSGVALLFPGQGAQYVGMGRDLAEDDGSVRELYERADDTLGMPLSRICWEGPEEELRATENAQPAIMLHSFAIWHLIAARAGKAGIGAGHSLGELSAYLVSDAFGFEDGLRIVRERGRLMGASGADRPGTMAAVLGLDAEAVAEVCERAGAAGGIAVPANLNAPGQVVISGDLDAVAEAGRLASEAGARRVLPLNVSGAFHSPLMATAAEGLAAALEGADWLDPSFPVVSNATAAPVTDSAEARRTLILQLTSPVRWMEGIDRIRETSATRWLEVGPGNVLSGLARRIDRSLRVTAVGDSPSVDAYLGSSD
- the fabG gene encoding 3-oxoacyl-[acyl-carrier-protein] reductase: MSELTGEIAIVTGATRGIGTAIAAELARGGARVAVVGTGADRAEAVAEGLPGDGHAGFGCDVSDPEACKRLVADVSERLGAATILVNNAGITRDNILLRLKDEDWRSVLDTNLSGAFYLMRAAARGMMKRRAGNIVNISSVVGLTGNRGQSNYAAAKAALISLTRSVAQELASRGVRANAVAPGFISTDMTSGLPESVQTAMSERIPLGRPGSPEDVATVVRFLVGPGASYVTGQVIVVDGGMVMQS